TCCATCACCGGGCGCCAGGCCGGTTCGCCGCTTGGACCTGAGGAACGGGCACAGCGCCTGCTCGACGAGGGCCGTGCCGGCATGATCGTGGTGACGTCGGCCTTCGGCTCCGCGCAGTTGGAGGCGTTCAAACGCCGCCAAATCCCCATCGTGGTGGTGGATCCGCTGAATCCGCCACCCGCCGATGTCTTCAGTGTTGGCGCCAGCAACTGGGCCGGAGGCAAGGCCGCGGCATCACACCTGCTGGAGTTGGGGCATCGAAGAATCGCCTACATTGGTGGCCCCTCCACGGCGGAGTGCAGCCAAGCCCGCCTGCACGGCTATATGGCCGCCTTGATGGCAGAGGGCGTGAGCGTGGACCACGAGTACGTTTCCGATGGCCCCTTCAAGCCGGAGAACGGAGTACGCGCCATGAAAGCCCTGCTGGCGCTCGACAATCCGCCCACGGCGATCTTTGCCGGCAGCGACAGCATTGCGCTAGGGGTCCTCGCTGAAGCTCGGCGCCAGGATGTTCGTATTCCCGAGGAAATGAGCTTGGTCGGTTTTGACGGCACACACCAGGCCGAGGAATCCGTGCCGCCCCTCACGTCCGTGTCGCAGCCTCTGCAAGAGATGGGACGCTCTGCCCTGAGCTTCATCCTTCGCCAGAAAAACGGCGAGGAAATCGACTCGCGAAGGGTTGAGCTGGCCACGCACCTCGTCGTCCGCGAGTCCACCGCACCTCCGCGGGTGTCCACCGCTAGGGGAGTCGCCGCCGTCGAGGGCTGAGTGACACCGGCGGAATGGCGTCATACAGCAGCACCCGCACCCACCGTTCGCCCGTCTCGCGGAACTCCGCCCGGCTGGCGAAACGGTACAGGTAGCTGCGCGCCCGCACCCAACGTGGGCGTTCGCCGTCGAACGGGTCAACGCGCAGCAGTCCAAGAGTGCGTCTGTCGGCCTCCAACAACCTGTCCAGAAATATGTAAAACCAATCTTCGTGGACGGTCCTCAGCGGCAGGAACCACATCAGCCAATCCAAGCGCAGATGGTAGGGCGCCCATTGGCGGGGGAGTCGTCGCACGTCGCCGGGCTTGCCCTTAAAGCCGTACTCCAGCCACCGCTCATCCGGGGCGTCCGGCGCATCATCCAGCGTGCCCTCCACCACGATTTCAATGCGCTGCTTGGTCACCGTCCCAAAAGCTCCATAGGCGTTGACCAGGCGCCACCGGTTGAAACTGGCGTTCATCAACTGCCGGCTGGAGAAGAGGTTGAGGAGCGGCTGGTAGCTGAACACCAGCAACAGAACGGTCACAAGCACGACGACGGCGAGCCACCACACCGGGGTTTCAGTGCTTTGGTGCCACTCCAGCGGGATGAACGGAAAGACCGCATGGGCCACGGGGTCGCTGACGGCGGCGAAAGCCAGGACAATTGCCACCCAGTTCAACCACGCAAAGTTCCCGGTACCCACCAACCACAATTGCGTCGCGATGATGATTCCGGCGGCGATGCTGGCCAGCGGCTGAGGGGCGAAGAGGAAGAACGGCACCACGAGCTGCGCGAAATGGTTGCCCACCACTTCTACCTTGTGCAGCGGACGCGGCAGGAGATGCGCTTGTCGGCTCAGCGGGCCAGGCATCGGCTGTGTCTCGTGGTGGTAGAACATCGCCGTCATATCCCGCCACTCGCGACCACCCCGGATCTTGATCATGCCGGCACCGAACTCAAGCCTGAACACCAGCCACACAATAAGGACGAGGATGGTTGTGGGCGGCGGACACTGGTTTGAGCCCAGGAACGCCACCGTGAAACCGGCCTCGAGGAGAAGGATCTCCCAGCCGAAACCATAGAACGTCTGGCCGACGTTGACGATTGACATGTAGAGGAACCACAGGGTAAGGAACGCCAGCATGGGAAGCCACGGAGGACCCGTTTGGGGGAGGCCCATGACCAACAGAACGGACACGCCGATACCCGTCCAGCACACGGCCTTGAGCAGCGCATCGGAGTAGCGCCACCGAAACAGAGTAGGCCGGGCCAGCCGACGGGCCATGTCCAGGAAAGCCGGCACCGGCAACAGCCCGCGCTCGCCGAGAAGTGCCGGGAACTGGTTCAGCGTGGAGAGGAAGGCAACGGCGTAGAGCACGGCTGTGCCGCGCTGCAATACCTGCCGGGCGAACTCGTAGTCCCGCGCATCAAACCAGAACAGCCACTCCACGATTCCACGGTACGCGCGGGCCGGTGGTGGTCAAGCGGTGTCGGTTTTCCACATACGCACCAGTCCGTTCGCGGCCCCCTGTAGTGACTGGGATACTTAAGCAATGCAGCCGCGCAAGATCGTCATCCTCGGGTCCACCGGTTCCATCGGCACACAAGCGATTGATGTCGTCGACGCCGCCCCACACCGTTTTGAGGTGGTTGCGCTCAGCGCGGGCGGAGGAAACCTTGCACTCATCGCGCAACAGGCCGTTCACACGAGGGCGCAAGCCGTGGGTATCGCCCAAGGAGATCAGGGAGCCCTGCGGCAATTGATCGCGGCCGCTGCCGCTGCAGCAGGCGTGCGAAACTTCGCTCCGGAGATTTTTGTTGGGCCGGACGCCTCCACCCGGATCGCCGCCATTGAGTGCGACGTCGTCCTCAACGGCATCACCGGTTCCATCGGATTGGCGCCCACCTTGGCCGCGCTCGGTACGGGAGCCACGCTGGCACTGGCCAACAAGGAGTCGCTGATAGTCGGCGGCGCCCTGGTCAAAGCTGCTGCGAGCCCCGGCCAGATCGTCCCCGTTGATTCTGAGCACTCCGCCATTGCCCAGTGCTTGCGTTCAGGAACGGACCAGGAAGTCGAAAAGCTGATCCTGACGGCATCCGGCGGGCCCTTCCGCGGACGCTCACGGGAACAGCTCCACGACGTCACGCCGCAGGAGGCGCTGGCTCACCCCACTTGGGACATGGGCCTCATGGTCACCACAAACTCGGCCAGCCTGGTCAACAAGGGCCTCGAAGTGATTGAGGCACACCTGCTGTTCGACGTTCCCCTGGATAGGATCGACGTCGTGGTTCATCCGCAGTCCGTGGTCCATTCCATGGTCCAGTTCGTGGACGGATCCATCATTGCGCAGGCGTCACCCCCAGACATGCGGTTGCCGATCGCGCTCGGGCTGGGCTGGCCGGACCGCGTCCCTCGCGCTGCACAGGCATGCGACTGGACGCAAGCCACCAGCTGGACCTTCGAACCCTTGGATACAGTGGCGTTCCCGGCCGTGGACCTCGCCAAGGACGCCGCGAAGCAGGGCAGCACCTTCCCGGCAGTGTTCAACGCCGCCAATGAGGAAGCCGTAGAGGCCTTCCATGCCGGGCGCATCCGCTTCACCCAGATTGTGGATACGGTTGAGTCCGTCCTCAGCGAACATTCAGGCTCCTCTGAGCTAACAGTGGAGTCCGTGCTTGATGCTGAGAAGTGGGCACGCGCCCGTACCCTTGATCGTTTAGCCACCAGCGCCCTGTAGCTCACAACCCTTATGGAAGCAGTCCCACCGGCATGAGTCCCGTCCTTCTCTTCATTCTCGGAGTCGTCTTCGTCGCCATCGGCGTAGCTGTTTCCATTGCGCTTCACGAGGTAGGCCACTTGGTCCCTGCCAAACTGTTCAAAGTGCGCGTCACCAAGTACATGATCGGCTTTGGACCTACCCTGTGGTCCAAGAAGAAGGGC
This genomic interval from Paenarthrobacter aurescens TC1 contains the following:
- a CDS encoding putative transcription regulator, LacI family (identified by match to protein family HMM PF00532); translation: MEPDPRPSKLTLAAVAAEVGVSAPTVSKVVNGREDVAEATRARVLAALQRTGYKSPLQRKSIPEHRAVEVVFDSLNSAYGVEVLNGVMEHAAVSDMEVILSITGRQAGSPLGPEERAQRLLDEGRAGMIVVTSAFGSAQLEAFKRRQIPIVVVDPLNPPPADVFSVGASNWAGGKAAASHLLELGHRRIAYIGGPSTAECSQARLHGYMAALMAEGVSVDHEYVSDGPFKPENGVRAMKALLALDNPPTAIFAGSDSIALGVLAEARRQDVRIPEEMSLVGFDGTHQAEESVPPLTSVSQPLQEMGRSALSFILRQKNGEEIDSRRVELATHLVVRESTAPPRVSTARGVAAVEG
- a CDS encoding putative integral membrane protein (identified by match to protein family HMM PF06762) is translated as MEWLFWFDARDYEFARQVLQRGTAVLYAVAFLSTLNQFPALLGERGLLPVPAFLDMARRLARPTLFRWRYSDALLKAVCWTGIGVSVLLVMGLPQTGPPWLPMLAFLTLWFLYMSIVNVGQTFYGFGWEILLLEAGFTVAFLGSNQCPPPTTILVLIVWLVFRLEFGAGMIKIRGGREWRDMTAMFYHHETQPMPGPLSRQAHLLPRPLHKVEVVGNHFAQLVVPFFLFAPQPLASIAAGIIIATQLWLVGTGNFAWLNWVAIVLAFAAVSDPVAHAVFPFIPLEWHQSTETPVWWLAVVVLVTVLLLVFSYQPLLNLFSSRQLMNASFNRWRLVNAYGAFGTVTKQRIEIVVEGTLDDAPDAPDERWLEYGFKGKPGDVRRLPRQWAPYHLRLDWLMWFLPLRTVHEDWFYIFLDRLLEADRRTLGLLRVDPFDGERPRWVRARSYLYRFASRAEFRETGERWVRVLLYDAIPPVSLSPRRRRLP
- the dxr gene encoding 1-deoxy-D-xylulose 5-phosphate reductoisomerase (identified by match to protein family HMM PF02670; match to protein family HMM TIGR00243) — encoded protein: MQPRKIVILGSTGSIGTQAIDVVDAAPHRFEVVALSAGGGNLALIAQQAVHTRAQAVGIAQGDQGALRQLIAAAAAAAGVRNFAPEIFVGPDASTRIAAIECDVVLNGITGSIGLAPTLAALGTGATLALANKESLIVGGALVKAAASPGQIVPVDSEHSAIAQCLRSGTDQEVEKLILTASGGPFRGRSREQLHDVTPQEALAHPTWDMGLMVTTNSASLVNKGLEVIEAHLLFDVPLDRIDVVVHPQSVVHSMVQFVDGSIIAQASPPDMRLPIALGLGWPDRVPRAAQACDWTQATSWTFEPLDTVAFPAVDLAKDAAKQGSTFPAVFNAANEEAVEAFHAGRIRFTQIVDTVESVLSEHSGSSELTVESVLDAEKWARARTLDRLATSAL